A stretch of Lachancea thermotolerans CBS 6340 chromosome D complete sequence DNA encodes these proteins:
- the CAF20 gene encoding Caf20p (similar to uniprot|P12962 Saccharomyces cerevisiae YOR276W CAF20 Phosphoprotein of the mRNA cap- binding complex involved in translational control repressor of cap-dependent translation initiation competes with eIF4G for binding to eIF4E) has protein sequence MFRYTEEELLQLKPEVDVPVNFDIDSFRAIIDKVKEIQGLQEEEYQQFHRRRSSHHHGRPKIKHTKPKITTDSDGWSTFENTVARRKSNAAGNGSEEDLPVKEQPVIAQETLKVKPNKNITSTKPADARDIVTDKAVNNFNAFAALESDEEDE, from the coding sequence ATGTTCAGATACacagaggaagagcttttgcaaTTGAAGCCTGAGGTTGACGTTCCTGTGAACTTCGACATTGACTCATTCAGAGCTATCATCGACAAAGTTAAGGAAATCCAAGGCCTACAAGAGGAAGAGTACCAACAATTCCACCGCAGAAGATCTTCTCACCACCATGGCAGACCAAAGATTAAGCACACAAAGCCTAAGATTACCACCGATTCAGACGGGTGGTCCACTTTCGAGAACACTGTTGCGAGAAGAAAGTCGAATGCAGCTGGCAACGGTAGCGAGGAGGACTTGCCCGTTAAGGAGCAGCCAGTGATTGCTCAGGAAACGTTGAAGGTTAAGcccaacaaaaacattacTTCCACAAAGCCGGCTGATGCCAGAGATATCGTGACTGACAAGGCTGTCAACAACTTTAACGCCTTTGCTGCTCTGGAAAGcgacgaggaagacgagtAG
- the CEF1 gene encoding Cef1p (similar to uniprot|Q03654 Saccharomyces cerevisiae YMR213W CEF1 Essential splicing factor associated with Prp19p and the spliceosome contains an N- terminal c-Myb DNA binding motif necessary for cell viability but not for Prp19p association evolutionarily conserved and homologous to S. pombe Cdc5p) has protein sequence MPPVPIYVKGGVWSNIEDQILKAAIQKYGTHQWSKVASLLQKKTAKQCESRWNEFLNPNLNFSEFSKEDDSRLLELVKKLPNQWRTISEAMGRTAQACINRYNTLLEGEDSELKLGSSLDFEVGNIDLAAESRPARPDPADLDSMDKEMLAEARARLLNTQGKKATRKIRERMLEESKRVAHLQKRRELKQAGIDSKIKAPRKKYGTEIDYNADVVYEREPLSGPYDTSEEDKRAARAITNFERSVDRSGLKDDARPGKSARPNKKRGRDEKTQISGDDSIVTNEYKKPKLELPIPALASQGKAVGAGTEHRTKPSKKAILRLFQQLPEPKNDFEIVLDDESEDEETEQTNSPDIESENLSREVYEEMSASLESRLPEQQVSTDSPNYKKFQSSRAALPLPDPIISANTPIDIEFNALLASTLIGHEPIEGYEPIEGQETLIRTKNALFEALEEPQEQERAEYEQRVRRILSKSPYDNPDATQTSIEDALSRLKTLQTSMAEANLLKDQNTSTANKIFTKLLPKLSHLRQKYYLHYKMYQNEYYAIQARKKKLELFLEGAKRS, from the coding sequence ATGCCTCCTGTCCCCATTTATGTCAAAGGGGGAGTATGGTCTAATATTGAAGACCAAATTCTAAAAGCTGCCATACAAAAATATGGAACCCATCAGTGGAGTAAAGTTGCATCTCTgctccaaaagaaaactgCTAAGCAATGTGAATCTAGATGGAATGAGTTCCTGAATCCAaatttgaacttctctGAATTTAGCAAGGAGGATGATTCAAGGCTACTCGAACTGGTGAAAAAGCTGCCAAACCAATGGAGGACGATATCTGAGGCCATGGGCCGGACGGCGCAGGCCTGTATTAACCGATACAATACTCTTTTGGAAGGGGAGGATTCAGAGTTGAAACTTGGCAGTTCTCTTGATTTCGAAGTGGGCAATATAGACTTGGCTGCCGAAAGCAGACCTGCAAGACCAGATCCCGCCGACCTTGATTCTATGGACAAAGAAATGCTAGCAGAAGCACGCGCCAGGTTGTTGAACACTCAGGGCAAAAAGGCCACAAGGAAAATACGGGAACGTATGCTAGAGGAAAGCAAAAGGGTTGCACATTTACAGAAAAGACGTGAATTGAAACAAGCTGGTATCGACTCTAAGATAAAGGCCCCGAGAAAAAAGTATGGAACCGAGATTGACTACAACGCGGATGTAGTTTATGAGAGAGAACCGCTTAGTGGGCCGTATGACACAAGTGAGGAGGACAAACGGGCTGCCCGCGCAATCACCAACTTTGAGCGCTCTGTGGATCGCAGCGGTTTGAAAGATGACGCGAGGCCTGGTAAGAGTGCTCGCCCTAATAAGAAGCGAGGACGAGATGAAAAAACGCAAATTAGTGGGGACGATTCCATTGTAACAAACGAGTACAAAAAGCCCAAGCTCGAACTTCCGATTCCGGCCTTGGCTTCTCAGGGCAAAGCAGTTGGAGCAGGCACGGAACATAGAACAAAGCCTTCGAAGAAGGCCATTTTGAGGTTATTCCAGCAGCTTCCAGAACCCAAAaacgattttgaaatagTCCTCGATGATGAAAgtgaagatgaggaaacAGAGCAAACCAATAGTCCTGACATAGAGTCCGAAAACTTAAGCAGGGAAGTATATGAAGAGATGTCCGCAAGTCTGGAGTCACGGCTTCCAGAACAACAAGTGAGTACGGATTCGCCGAATTATAAGAAGTTCCAATCGAGCCGCGCAGCTCTTCCGCTCCCTGATCCTATCATTAGTGCGAATACTCCAATTGACATCGAATTCAACGCACTATTAGCTTCTACGCTTATCGGACATGAACCTATCGAAGGGTATGAACCTATCGAAGGGCAAGAAACGTTGATCCGCACAAAAAACGCATTATTcgaagctttggaagagcCACAGGAACAGGAGAGAGCAGAATACGAGCAAAGAGTACGAAGGATTTTGAGTAAGTCGCCGTACGATAACCCCGACGCAACGCAAACCTCAATAGAAGACGCCCTGTCGAGGCTTAAAACCCTGCAAACATCTATGGCCGAGGCAAACCTTCTTAAAGATCAAAACACTTCCACCGCCAACAAAATATTTACGAAGCTGTTACCAAAACTTTCTCACTTGCGACAGAAATACTACCTGCATTACAAGATGTACCAAAACGAATATTACGCAATACaagcaagaaagaaaaagctggaaTTGTTTCTTGAAGGGGCAAAGCGTAGCTGA
- the SCJ1 gene encoding Scj1p (similar to uniprot|P25303 Saccharomyces cerevisiae YMR214W SCJ1 dnaJ homolog) encodes MGLSFIRLACLLALFLASVVVAQDYYAILGVSKDASEKEIKSAYRQLSKKYHPDKNPGDETAHHKFIEVGEAYEVLSDDQKRQIYNQYGAEALKNGGPGGSGGPGGPGGFGGGFHDPMDIFEQMFGAQRGGGGRGRPRGHNLEAREEITLKEYYQGTSLDFTLNLNDFCDNCKGTGSQDGKTTRCSDCQGQGVVIQIIRMGPITQQIQQMCGACQGKGQIIKNKCKQCHGAKVERKTKHFHVDVPAGAPRDFVDVKNGEADKGPDFDAGDVYIKFSESSRDNMGYRRRGVHLHRTEVLTLKEALQGGWKREIEFLDHTKKVKLHRDAGVPVRHGETERVPGFGMPKDGRHFGDLFVDYVVLTPHKVSAQLIKDEL; translated from the coding sequence ATGGGGTTATCATTCATACGATTGGCATGTCTTTtagctctttttctggcCTCTGTAGTGGTGGCTCAGGATTATTATGCTATCTTGGGTGTGTCCAAAGATGCATCTGAGAAGGAGATCAAATCAGCATACAGGCAGCTTTCTAAGAAGTACCATCCCGACAAAAATCCCGGGGACGAGACCGCGCACCACAAATTCATCGAAGTTGGCGAAGCATATGAAGTTCTAAGCGATGATCAGAAACGCCAAATATATAATCAGTATGGCGCAGAggcgttgaaaaatggCGGTCCTGGCGGGTCTGGTGGACCTGGTGGGCCTGGAGGTTTTGGAGGTGGATTTCACGATCCAATGGAtatctttgaacaaatGTTCGGCGCGCAACGTGGTGGTGGCGGCAGGGGCAGACCTCGTGGCCACAACCTCGAAGCACGCGAAGAAATCACATTAAAGGAATACTACCAAGGAACGTCGCTGGACTTCACACTGAATTTGAACGACTTTTGCGACAACTGTAAGGGCACTGGTTCTCAGGATGGCAAGACCACACGCTGCTCTGATTGTCAGGGCCAAGGTGTCGTTATACAAATCATAAGAATGGGTCCTATAACCCAGCAAATACAGCAAATGTGCGGCGCATGCCAAGGAAAGGGTCAGATAATTAAGAACAAGTGCAAACAATGCCATGGGGCAAAGGTTGAGCGGAAGACAAAGCATTTCCACGTTGATGTTCCTGCCGGAGCTCCACGCGACTTCGTGGACGTCAAAAACGGAGAGGCCGACAAAGGGCCGGACTTCGACGCCGGAGATGTGTACATCAAGTTCTCTGAATCTTCGAGAGACAATATGGGctacagaagaagaggagtGCATCTTCACCGGACTGAGGTGCTGaccttgaaagaagcattgCAGGGAGGCTGGAAGCGGGAAATTGAGTTCCTGGATCACACCAAGAAAGTTAAGCTGCATCGGGATGCTGGCGTGCCAGTTAGGCATGGCGAAACCGAGCGTGTCCCCGGATTTGGAATGCCCAAAGACGGCCGCCACTTCGGCGACCTATTTGTGGACTATGTCGTCCTTACGCCTCACAAGGTGTCCGCCCAGCTGATAAAGGACGAATTGTGA
- the SKY1 gene encoding serine/threonine protein kinase SKY1 (similar to uniprot|Q03656 Saccharomyces cerevisiae YMR216C): protein MGSSINYPGFVSKPNQRATSNPFFQRESVPGTQGTAKSKLSLALQIQKDGNNDCGDGKDKSDPEEQESDSEYSSCDEKNEESLRDYKPGGYHPAFRGETYNEGRYMVVRKLGWGHFSTVWLAKDTATNAHVAMKIVRSDKVYTEAALDEIKLLRQVSAPVSSTESLYDSSKHILSLLDSFNHNGPNGKHVVMVFEVLGENLLALIKKYEHRGIPVMYVKQIAKQLLLGLDYMHRKCGVIHTDIKPENVLMDVGDVEAIVRMVEVLDKKKRDQKRSQRRATKTSMDLPAAPNSLSRGSASASLERSSSDRRMRRHTIITGSQPLPSPISSTNFFEMKAQMIGNSLPRPTACSSRSNANLSGGDDEQVANSLSSLELTTTADERPEDESQREHDIIQIKIADLGNACWYDEHYTNSIQTREYRSPEVLLGCQWGCSADIWSAACLIFELLTGDFLFEPDEGHSYSKDDDHIAQIIELLGEIPARLLSTGRHARTFFNSRGQLRNISKLKFWPLKDVLMEKYRFAAEDAETISDFLMPMLRLDPQERADAGGMVNHPWLRDTVGLEGVALSERKLYQSGADIPGWSQEVTGHPRH from the coding sequence ATGGGATCTTCAATCAATTATCCGGGATTCGTTAGCAAGCCTAACCAGCGCGCGACGAGCAATCCCTTTTTCCAGCGAGAAAGCGTTCCCGGAACTCAAGGAACGGCAAAATCGAAGCTTTCGCTGGCATTACAAATCCAGAAAGACGGTAACAACGACTGTGGTGATGGAAAAGATAAAAGCGACCCGGAGGAGCAGGAATCAGACTCGGAGTATTCCTCGTGCGACGAAAAAAACGAGGAAAGCCTAAGGGACTACAAGCCCGGTGGATACCACCCCGCGTTTCGTGGTGAGACCTACAACGAGGGCCGCTACATGGTCGTTCGGAAACTCGGCTGGGGCCATTTTTCGACTGTATGGCTAGCGAAAGACACTGCGACAAATGCGCACGTCGCAATGAAAATTGTGCGCAGCGACAAAGTTTATACTGAGGCAGCCCTTGATGAAATCAAACTCCTTCGGCAAGTCAGCGCACCTGTGAGCTCTACAGAGAGCCTCTACgattcttcaaagcacATTTTGAGCCTGCTGGACAGCTTCAACCATAACGGTCCTAACGGCAAGCATGTTGTGATGGTATTTGAGGTGTTAGGGGAGAATCTATTGGCCCTTATTAAAAAATATGAGCATCGCGGCATCCCGGTGATGTACGTGAAACAAATCGCCAAGCAGTTGTTGCTTGGGCTCGATTACATGCATAGAAAGTGTGGCGTTATTCACACAGATATCAAGCCCGAAAACGTTTTAATGGACGTTGGAGACGTTGAGGCAATTGTAAGGATGgttgaagtacttgacaagaaaaagcggGACCAGAAGAGGAGTCAGAGAAGGGCCACCAAGACTTCGATGGATCTACCAGCTGCTCCCAATAGTTTATCGAGAGGCAGCGCATCTGCCTCTTTGGAGCGAAGCAGTAGCGATCGTAGAATGAGAAGACATACAATCATCACTGGTTCCCAGCCCTTGCCCTCTCCCATTAGCTCTACAAACTTTTTCGAGATGAAAGCCCAAATGATAGGCAACTCGCTTCCAAGACCCACGGCATGCTCATCACGGAGCAATGCTAACCTCTCGGGCGGCGACGACGAACAAGTTGCcaactctctttcttcGCTGGAGCTGACGACCACCGCTGATGAACGTCCTGAGGAcgaaagtcaaagagagCACGACATCATCCAGATTAAAATTGCGGATTTAGGCAACGCGTGTTGGTATGATGAACACTACACAAACTCAATACAGACTCGGGAGTATCGGTCACCTGAAGTGCTTCTGGGCTGTCAATGGGGATGCAGCGCCGACATCTGGTCGGCGGCGTGCTTAATATTCGAATTGCTGACGGGCGACTTCCTATTCGAGCCGGATGAAGGGCATTCTTACTCTAAGGACGATGATCATATCGCACAAATCATTGAATTACTGGGTGAAATTCCTGCGCGTCTGTTAAGTACGGGTCGCCACGCTAGGACCTTTTTTAATTCGCGAGGCCAGCTAAGGAACATctcaaagctcaagttctGGCCTTTGAAAGACGTTCTCATGGAAAAATATAGATTTGCGGCTGAGGATGCGGAAACTATTTCGGATTTTTTGATGCCAATGCTTCGCCTCGACcctcaagaaagagcagaTGCTGGTGGCATGGTTAATCACCCCTGGCTGAGAGACACTGTTGGGCTAGAAGGAGTTGCGCTCAGTGAACGAAAATTATACCAGAGTGGCGCCGATATCCCTGGTTGGTCTCAGGAGGTTACGGGTCATCCGAGACATTAG